From the genome of Eucalyptus grandis isolate ANBG69807.140 chromosome 2, ASM1654582v1, whole genome shotgun sequence, one region includes:
- the LOC120290663 gene encoding MDIS1-interacting receptor like kinase 2-like — protein MVYESIIEATEEFDAKYCIGVGGHGSVYKAQLQTGEIVAVKKFKEAVEVEIASQKAFEREIHALIEARHRNIIKLYGFCSSSRHSFLVYEFLESGQLEGFIECNEERIIAFDWKKRVNVIKGVAYALSYMHHECSPPIVHRDLSSKNILMDEEYEAHISDFSTAKVLQPYSSN, from the coding sequence ATGGTCTATGAAAGCATTATTGAAGCCACTGAGGAGTTTGATGCCAAATATTGTATCGGTGTGGGAGGACATGGGAGTGTTTACAAGGCCCAATTGCAAACAGGTGAGATTGTTGCagtcaagaaatttaaggaagCAGTGGAAGTTGAAATTGCTAGTCAAAAAGCATTTGAAAGAGAGATTCATGCTCTAATTGAAGCTCGGCATCGGAATATTATCAAGCTCTATGGCTTTTGCTCGAGTTCTCGACATTCATTTTTGGTTTACGAGTTCTTGGAATCAGGGCAGCTTGAAGGATTTATTGAATGCAATGAAGAGAGGATAATAGCATTTGACTGGAAAAAGAGAGTGAATGTTATTAAAGGTGTGGCTTATGCTTTGTCCTACATGCACCATGAATGCTCTCCTCCTATAGTTCATCGAGACTTGTCAAGCAAGAACATTTTAATGGATGAAGAATATGAAGCTCACATCTCTGATTTTAGCACAGCTAAGGTTCTACAACCTTACTCATCTAATTGA